In Elaeis guineensis isolate ETL-2024a chromosome 1, EG11, whole genome shotgun sequence, a genomic segment contains:
- the LOC105034932 gene encoding probably inactive leucine-rich repeat receptor-like protein kinase At5g48380, translating to MTMESIAIIILLQTLLWLLLGNVCYGTQTDIKCLRTLQRSLNDPNNMLTYSWKFDNLTEGFMCKFNGVDCWHPDESRVLNLRLSNMGLQGQFPSGLEYCTSLTGLDLSNNNFSGTIPPDISKKLPYVTSLDLSFNSFSGEIPVSLSNCTYLNVLNLQHNRLTGQIPGQIGGLDRLTTFNVADNLLSGPIPSFKKSFQAIYFANNQGLCGKPLEYCKGPPKKSHTAVVVGAAIGGALFTIIVVGVIIFYCLRNVPIRKKEKDADENKWVKSIKGAKGVKVSMFEKSISKMKLNDLMKATNDFSKENIIGTGRTGTMYKAMLSDGSYLAVKRLQDSQHSESQFISEMATLGNVRHRNLVPLLGFCVAKKERLLVYKHMPRGTLYDQLHQVDDKEKVLEWPLRLKISIGAAKGLAWLHHSCNPRILHRNISSKCILLDEDYEPKISDFGLARLMNPIDTHLSTFINGEFGDLGYVAPEYTRTLVATPKGDVYSFGTVLLELVTGERPTQVSKAPESFKGNLVEWITYLSNGSLLQDAIDKSLIGKDNDRELLQVLKVACSCVLSAPKERPTMFEVYQLLRAIGERYHFTTDDEIMLQPQSLDADYLDELIVAQ from the exons ATGACCATGGAAAGTATAGCTATCATTATTCTTCTTCAGACCCTTCTCTGGTTATTGCTGGGTAATGTATGTTATGGTACTCAAACTGATATTAAATGCCTGAGAACATTACAGCGATCATTGAATGACCCCAACAACATGCTGACATATTCGTGGAAATTTGATAACTTGACTGAGGGCTTCATGTGCAAATTTAATGGCGTAGATTGCTGGCATCCTGATGAAAGCAGGGTCCTTAATCTGCGTCTCTCCAACATGGGTCTGCAAGGGCAATTCCCCTCAGGTCTTGAGTATTGTACCAGTTTGACTGGACTGGATCTCTCAAACAACAATTTTTCTGGAACCATTCCACCTGACATCTCGAAAAAGCTGCCTTATGTAACTTCTCTTGATCTCTCCTTTAACAGTTTCTCTGGTGAAATTCCAGTGAGCCTGTCAAACTGTACCTACCTTAATGTCCTCAATCTTCAACACAACCGACTGACTGGCCAGATCCCTGGGCAAATTGGTGGTCTTGATCGATTGACGACATTCAATGTGGCTGACAATTTGTTGTCAGGACCAATTCCTTCATTTAAGAAGTCCTTCCAAGCTATATACTTTGCAAACAATCAAGGGCTTTGTGGGAAACCCTTGGAATATTGTAAGGGGCCTCCAAAGAAAAGCCATACTGCAGTCGTTGTGGGAGCAGCCATTGGTGGCGCACTATTTACCATCATAGTGGTGGGAGTTATTATATTCTATTGTTTGCGTAATGTGCCCATCAGGAAAAAGGAAAAGGATGCTGATGAAAACAAGTGGGTGAAGAGCATAAAGGGAGCCAAAGGCGTCAAG GTTTCTATGTTCGAGAAGTCCATTTCAAAGATGAAGTTGAATGATCTCATGAAAGCAACCAATGATTTTAGCAAAGAGAACATCATTGGTACAGGGAGAACGGGAACTATGTACAAGGCAATGCTTTCTGATGGCTCTTATCTTGCTGTCAAAAGGCTACAGGATTCCCAACATTCTGAATCACAGTTCATCTCAGAGATGGCAACATTAGGAAATGTAAGGCATCGCAACTTGGTTCCTCTTCTGGGCTTCTGTGTTGCTAAGAAGGAGAGGTTGTTAGTATACAAACACATGCCCAGGGGGACCCTTTATGATCAATTACATCAGGTGGATGACAAGGAGAAAGTACTGGAATGGCCACTGAGGCTAAAAATCAGTATCGGGGCAGCAAAAGGGCTAGCATGGCTTCACCATAGTTGCAACCCTCGCATCCTTCATCGTAACATAAGCTCCAAATGCATCCTTCTGGATGAAGATTATGAACCTAAGATATCTGACTTTGGACTTGCAAGGCTTATGAATCCAATTGATACACATCTTAGCACTTTCATCAATGGTGAGTTTGGTGACTTGGGTTATGTGGCCCCTGAATATACACGCACTCTGGTGGCAACTCCAAAGGGTGATGTTTACAGCTTTGGAACAGTTCTACTTGAGCTGGTTACTGGGGAAAGACCAACTCAGGTGTCTAAAGCTCCAGAAAGCTTCAAAGGCAACTTGGTGGAGTGGATTACTTATCTTTCAAATGGTTCTCTTCTTCAGGATGCCATTGATAAGTCCTTAATAGGAAAGGATAATGACAGGGAGCTCCTCCAGGTTTTGAAGGTTGCATGTTCTTGTGTTCTGTCAGCTCCTAAGGAGAGGCCAACTATGTTTGAAGTATACCAGCTTCTAAGAGCTATCGGGGAAAGATATCACTTTACTACTGATGATGAAATAATGCTGCAACCTCAAAGTCTTGATGCTGATTACCTGGATGAACTTATTGTGGCACAGTGA
- the LOC105034947 gene encoding LOW QUALITY PROTEIN: integrin-linked protein kinase 1-like (The sequence of the model RefSeq protein was modified relative to this genomic sequence to represent the inferred CDS: inserted 3 bases in 2 codons) — protein MEKAAQQKRGILRQFSTGSLRKSGRLSFRRNLSFDPRLSNVIRFTFGRQSSLDPNCRSRSQVREELTVPENLDSTMQLLFMASQGDVRGVDELLKDGVDVNSIDLDGRTALHIAACEGHVDVVKLLLSWRANIDARDRWGSTAAADAKFYGNVEVYNILKARGAKVPKTRRTPMTVSNPREVPEYELNPGELQFRRGEEVLKGTYQVAKWNGTKVSVKILDRDSYADPNCVNAFKDELTLLEKVRHPNVVQFVGAVTQNIPMMIVSEYHPRGDLRSYLQKKGRLQPHKVVRFALDIARGMNYLHQCKPDPIIHCDLKPKNILLDSGGQLKVAGFGLIKLSKICPDKAKLAHPTEIDISNLYMAPEVYKDEIFDRSVDVYSFGLIVYEMIEGAPPSTXKAPEEAAKILCLEGKRPSLRTKXKNYPSDFKELIEECWDSNTAVRPTFFEIIVRLDKTYATCANRDGGKTHLSFLGNSVK, from the exons ATGGAAAAGGCGGCGCAGCAGAAGCGGGGGATCTTGCGGCAGTTCTCAACCGGGTCTTTGAGGAAGAGTGGGAGGTTAAGCTTCCGTCGGAACCTGTCGTTTGATCCGCGCCTCAGCAATGTGATCCGGTTCACCTTCGGGCGGCAGTCATCGCTCGACCCCAACTGCCGGAGCCGGAGCCAAGTCAGGGAGGAGCTCACGGTGCCGGAGAATCTCGACTCCACGATGCAGCTGCTGTTCATGGCCAGCCAGGGAGATGTGAGGGGGGTCGACGAGCTCCTGAAGGATGGTGTTGATGTGAACAGCATCGATCTGGATGGAAGGACGGCGCTTCATATAGCTGCCTGCGAGGGTCATGTCGACGTTGTCAAGTTGTTGCTGAGCTGGAGGGCCAACATCGATGCCAGGGATCGATGGGGGAGCACG GCTGCTGCTGATGCAAAGTTCTATGGCAATGTTGAGGTCTACAATATTTTGAAAGCAAGAGGAGCCAAAGTTCCA AAAACTAGGAGGACTCCTATGACTGTTTCGAATCCCAGAGAAGTTCCGGAATATGAACTGAACCCAGGAGAGCTTCAATTTCGCCGAGGTGAAGAAGTCCTAAAG GGGACATACCAAGTTGCTAAATGGAATGGGACCAAGGTTTCTGTGAAGATACTTGACAGAGATAGCTATGCAGATCCAAATTGCGT GAATGCTTTCAAAGATGAGTTGACTCTACTGGAAAAGGTGAGGCATCCTAATGTAGTTCAGTTTGTGGGAGCTGTTACCCAAAATATACCCATGATGATTGTCTCAGAGTACCATCCGAGA GGTGATCTGAGAAGCTATCTTCAAAAGAAAGGACGTTTGCAGCCTCATAAAGTTGTCAGATTTGCCCTTGATATTGCCAG GGGCATGAATTATCTTCATCAGTGCAAACCAGATCCAATAATTCATTGTGATTTAAAGCCAAA AAATATCTTGCTGGATAGTGGGGGCCAATTGAAGGTGGCAGGCTTTGGTTTGATCAAGCTATCAAAAATTTGCCCTGATAAAGCAAAATTGGCTCATCCAACAGAAATTGACATTTCAA ATTTATACATGGCACCGGAGGTCTACAAAGATGAAATATTTGACAGAAGTGTGGATGTGTACTCTTTTGGTCTCATTGTTTATGAG ATGATTGAAGGAGCACCGCCTTCCA CGAAGGCCCCGGAGGAGGCGGCTAAAATACTTTGTTTAGAAGGAAAGAGACCATCATTAAGAACAAA CAAAAATTATCCTTCAGATTTTAAGGA GTTGATTGAAGAATGCTGGGATTCTAATACTGCAGTGAGGCCCACATTTTTTGAGATAATTGTTCGATTGGACAAAACATATGCCACTTGTGCAAACAGGGATGGTGGAAAGACACATTTAAGCTTCCTTG GAAATAGCGTGAAGTGA